CGCACCGCCGACGCCGCGCGGGGTGACCTGCCCGCGCGGCTGAAGATCCTGTTCGAAGGCGTGCGCGAGGTGGTCGAGCGCTACCGGCCCGACACCGCCTCGGTGGAAATCGTCTTCGTCAACGTCAACCCGCAGAGCACGCTGCTGCTCGGCCAGGCCCGTGGCGCGGCGCTGGCGGCACTCGTCGCCGGCGGCCTGCCGGTGTCGGAGTACACCGCGGTGCAGATGAAGAAGGCGGTGGTCGGCCATGGGCAGGCGGCCAAGCACCAGGTGCAGGCGATGGTGGCGCGGCTGCTGTCGCTGCCCGGCGTGCCGGGGACCGATGCGGCCGATGCGCTGGGCCTGGCCATCGCGCACGCCCATGCCGGTGCATCGCTGGCCGTGCTGGGCCGGCAGGCGGTGCTGGCGCCGCGGGCGCAGGGGCAATACCGGAAGGGGCGGGCTTACTGAGCCTCTTGCGGCGCAGCCCGTGGTGGGTCTTCGGGATGCATGGTGGCTCTTCGGGATGCAGCCCGTGGGCCTGCGCGGCCCACACCCGCGGTTCTTTCTTTTGGTGGCCCAAAAGAAAGGAACCAAAGAAAAGGGCCTTCAACACAACATCCGATTTCGCTCTCGAACTGGATGACGGGGCCCGCTTCTCGCTCCAGTTTCTGCCTGCCATCAGGCCCTGCCTCAGTCTGCAAGGGCGTCCGACGCTCAGCCGCGGCCGGCTTCCGACCAGGCTCGTGCCTGGGTCCGCGCCGCTTCGCTTCGCTCGCTTGCAAGCCCGAAGGCACCTCGTGCCCCCACTGCCTGCTGTAGGCGAGCGCAGCGACGCCGCATGGGCCAAGACACGAGCGCATTCGGAAGCCGCCGCTGGTGGAGCGTTCCCCTTCCTCGCAAACTGAGGCAGGGCCTGATGGCAGGCAGAAACTGGAGCGAGAAGCGGGCCCCGTCATCCAGTGCGAGAGCGAAATCGGATGTTGAAGCGCCCTTTTCTTTGGTGACTTTCTTTTGGGCAAGACCAAAAGAAAGTTACCGCGGGCGTGGGCCGCGCAGGCCCACGGGCTGCAACGCAAAAAGCCCACGGCCACGCAAAGACGCCTAAGAGCCGCAACGCAAAGCGATCAAAGCATCACCGCCAACCGCTCCAACACGATCACCGCGAAGAACCCCAACCCCGCCACCACCGTCCACTTGACGATCACCAGCCCCCAGCGGCGCCAGCGCACGTCCCCCGTGGCGACGTAGGCCGCGAAGCACAGCAGCCCCGCCACCAGCAGCAGGCCGAAGACGAGGCGGAAGATCAGCACGTCGGTTGATGCCGCCTCACCACGCCGGCGCCAGCTCGGCGAAGCCGGACGGCGCGTCGGCCTCGCGCTCGAAGGTCACCCGCTCGTGCGCGGAGGGATCGGCCAGCAGCGCGCGCAGCAGCAGGTTGTTCAGCGCATGACCGCTCTTGTAGGCGGTGTAGCTGCCAAGCAGCGCATGGCCGGCGATGTAGAGGTCGCCGATGGCGTCGAGGATCTTGTGCTTGACGAACTCGTCGTCGTAGCGCAGCCCCTCGCTGTTGAGCACCCGGCTCTCGTCGACGACGATGGCGTTGTCCATGCTGCCGCCCAGGCTCAGGCCGCGCTCGCGCATCATCTCCACGTCCTTGGTGAAGCCGAAGGTGCGGGCGCGCGCGATGTCGCGCTTGTAGCGGCCCGAGCCCATGTCGAAGACCACGCGCTGGCCGGTGGAGTCCACCGCCGGGTGGTTGAACTCGATCTCGAACGCGAAGCGCCAGCCGTGGTGCGGTTCCAGGCGCGCCCACTTCAGCGACGGACCTTCGCCCTGGCGCACCTCCACCGGCTTGGTCACCCGGATGAAGCGCTTGGGCGCGTCCTGCAGCGCGATGCCGGCCGACTGCAGTAGGAAGACGAAGGCGGCGGCCGAGCCGTCGAGGATGGGCACCTCGTCGGCCGTGATGTCGATGACCAGGTTGTCCAGCCCCAGCCCGGCACAGGCCGACAGGATGTGCTCGATGGTCTGCACCTTCGGCGCGCCGGGGTCGCCGCCGGCCGAGATGGTCGACGCCATGCGGGTGTCGCACACCGACAGCGGGTGCACCGGGATGTCCACCGGCACCGGCAGGTCGACACGGCGGAAGACGATGCCGGTGTCCGGCGCCGCCGGGCGCAACGTCAGTTCGACCTTCTGGCCGCTGTGCAGGCCCACGCCGACGGCGCGGGTCAGCGACTTCAAGGTGCGTTGTCGGAGCATCCGCCGATTGTAGGAAGCGGGGACCCTCGGCCGGGTCGCACGCTGCCTATGGCCTCGATGCAGCCGGCCGATGCCGGCGCCCGCCTCAAGCCGAGAAGTGCCGCCGGTACCTCGGCGCCAGGTCGGGGAAGCGCAGCATCAGCGGCAGGTCGGCGGTGTGGAAGTCGGGGTCCCAGGCCGGCGCGCCGAGCACCTTGGCGCCGCAGCGCAGGTAGCCCTTGATCAGCGGCGGCGGGCTCACGTCCAGGTCCTGGCGCAGCTCGTCCACCGGCAGCGGCAGGCGCGGGCGCACCTGCCATTCCAGCGCGGCCAGGTGGCTCTGGCGCAGCCGGGCCCAGAGGCTGGCGGCGGTGTGGCCGCCGTCGCGCATGCTGATGCTGGCGCAGCCGACCATGGTCTCCAGCCGGTTGCGCTGCATGAACGCGGCGAGCGCGCCCCACAGCGCCAGCACCACGCCGCCGGCGCGGTGGTCGGGGTGCACGCAGGAGCGGCCCAGCTCCAGCAGCCCGGCGCGCAGCGGCCGCAGGCGGGTGAGGTCGAACTCGCCCTCGCTGTAGTAGCCGCCGGCGCGCCGCGCCGCGTCGGGCGTCAGCACCCGGTAGGTGCCGACCACCGGACCGGGCTCGCCGGGCACGACCTCGGCGCGCACCAGCAGGTGCTCGCAGAAGGCGTCGAAGACGTCGACGTCGAGCCCCGGCGGCGTGCCCGCCGGCACGCACAGCCGGGCCCCCATCTCCACGGCGAAGACGCGGTGGCGCAGGGCCTGCGCCTCGCGCACCTCCGCGGCGTCGCGCGCCCACGCGACGCGCAGCGCCGGCTCGGCATCGGCATCGGTGGTGGCTCGGGCGGGCGCGGGCCGCAGCGCCAGGGCAGCGGGATCGCGCTCGGCGACCGCGTGGCGCAGGAGGGTGGCTGTCATGGCCGGGCATGCTCGGCGGCCGGGGTGACGCGGCCGTGAAGCGGGGATGACGCGGCCATGAACCGTGCACGGGCACCGAGCTTGCCGGCAAGGCGTCACCATGGCACACCCGTCCCGCCCCCACGACCGCCCACCGGCCGCGCCGCCACCGGCGGCGCCCGCCCCCGTGTCGCTGGACGAGGAATCGGTGGCCGGCGAGGAGGACCCCGGCGCCTCCATCGACCTCGGCCTGCCGCCCGCCGCGCCGGCGGCGCCGGCGACGCCGCCAGCGTCGGGCGGATCCGACCCCGACGGCCGGGCCGCGCTTGGAACGTCGTCCGGCGGACCCATCTAAGGCAGAGCCGCCCGCACCCGCGTCACACCGGGTACGGCCCCTGCTTCCTGTCGCCCGCCCGCCATGCACCTCGCCTGCCCCGTCTGCTCCGCCACCAACCGCGTGCCCGATGAACGGCTGGACGACGGTCCGGTGTGCGGCAAGTGTCAGGCGCCGCTGATGAAGCCGATGCCGGTGCCGCTGGACGACCGCACGCTGCCGCCCTTCCTCGCCGCCACCGAGCTGCCGGTGGTGGTCGACTTCTGGGCCGCCTGGTGCGGGCCGTGCCGGCAGATGGCGCCGCACTTCGAGCAGGCGGCCAAGGCGCTGCCGCAGGTGCGCTTCGCCAAGGTGGACACCGACCTGGCGCCGAAGGCGGCGACGCAGCACGGCATCCGCACCATCCCGACGCTGGCGCTGTTCCGCCATGGCCGCGAGGTGGCGCGCCGCAGCGGCGCCATGACCAGCCGCGACCTGCTGGCCTGGGTGCAGCAGCAGCTGGCGCGCTGACCCACTGGGCTGAAAGCAGAAGGCCGGCCCGAGGGCCGGCCTTCTGCCGTGCGCGTGCGCTCAGGCCAGCGCGCGCTTCACCGTCTCCGGGCTGAAGGGCAGGCTGCGCAGCCGCTTGCCGGTCAGCTTGGCGAAGGCGTTGGCCACCGCCGGCGCCAGCGGCGGCAGGCCGGCCTCGCCCACACCGCCGGGCGAATGCTCGGTGCGCAGCACCTTGACCTGCACCACCGGCGGCACGTCGGCCAGCCGCAGCACCGGGTAGTCGTGGAAGTTGCTCTGCTGCACCACGCCGTCGGTGTGCGTCAGCTCGGCGCGCAACGTCTCCAGGCCCCACAGCATGCCGCCCTCGACCTGGCGCGCCACGCTGGTGGGCAGCAGGGCGACGCCGGCGTCCACCGCGGCCCACAGGCCGTGCACCTTCAGCTCGCCGGTCTTGCGGTCCACCGACACCTCGGCCACCTCGGCGATGTGCGTCTCCCAGATGTCGGAGTAGGCGATGCCGAGCGCACGGCCGCGCGGGCGCGGCCGGTCCCAGCCCGCCATGGCGGCCGCCTCGCGCAGCACCGCCTGGGCCCGCGGCTGCTTGGCCAGCAGTTCCAGCCGCAGCGCCAGCGGGTCCATCTTCCGCGCGATCGCCACCTCGTCGATCATGCTTTCGAGCGCGAACTTGGTGTAGCCGCCGCCCACGCCGCGCCAGAAGCCGACGTCGATGCCGCGTTCCTGCCGCAGGAACTCGACCAGGTGCGCGTCGATGCCGTACAGGTGCTCGGCGCCTTCGTGCACCGGCGCGTCCTTGCCGCCGGCGGCCTTGTAGCCCGCCGGGTTGGTGCGGCCGTAGATCGACTCCGACACCACGCGGTGGCGCAGCGCCACCACCTTGCCGCTGCCGTCCAGCCCGGCCTCGAGGTGCTGGGCCACCAGCGGGCGCAGCTTGTCGTTGCGCACGTCGTCCTCGCGGCTCCAGGTCACCTTCACCGGCTTGCCGTCGGCGGCCTTGGCCAGCAGCGCGGCGTCGACCGTGTAGTCGCCCTCCACCCGGCGGCCGAAGCCGCCGCCCAGCAGCGTGGTGTGCACCACGATGTTGGGCATGGGCATCTGCAGCGCGCCGGCCAGCGTGGCGGCGGCGATGGTCGGCGCCTGGGTCGGCGCCCACACCTCGAGCCGGTCGCCGTTCCATTGCGCGGTGGCGTTCATCGGCTCCAGCGCCACGTGCGCCAGGTGCCCGGTGACGTAGTCGGCCTTGAGGACACGGCTGGCGCCGGCGATGGCCGCCGGCACGTCGCCATGGCGTTCCACCTCCACGCCGGTGCGGCCGAGGTCGGCGGCCACGGCCTGGTAGTCGCGCTTGACGGCGGCGGTGGTGTAGCCCTTGGCCGGCGAGGCGCCGGCCCAGGTCACCTTCAGCGCATCGCGCGCCTTGCGCGCCGCCCAGGTGTTGGTCGCCAGCACGCCGACGCCGTAGGGCAGCTGCACGGTGGCCAGCCAGCCCTTGACCTGGCGTGCGGCGCTGTCGTCCACCGCCTGCGGCCGGTCCTTCTGCTGCGGCGCGCGCAAGACGGCGCCGTGCAGCATGCCGGGCAGCCGGGTGTCGATGCCGTACATCGCGCGGCCGGTGACCTTGTCCTTCATGTCCAGCCGGGCGATGTCGCGGCCGATCAGGCGGCAGTCCTTCAGCGGCTTGAGCTGCGCCGGGGTGACGGTGGGCAGCTCGGCCGGCACGGTGGCGAAGGACGCGACCTCGCCGTAGCCCATGCGGCGGCCGCTGGCCGCGTGCACGACCACGCCGGGCTCGGTGGTCAGCTCGCCGACCGGCACGTTCCAGCGGCCGGCCGCCGCCTGCAGCAGCACCAGCCGGGCCTGGGCGCCGGCCAGCCGCATCGGCTGGTAGTAGCCGCGCGTGGTGCGCGAGGCACCGGTGGCCATGGCACCGCCGAACAGCCGGTTGCCATAGGCCTTCGGGTTGTGCGGCGCCTGCTTGACGACCACCTTCGACCAGTCGGCGTCCAGGTCCTCGGCCAGGCACATCGGCATGGCGGTGGACGTGCCCTGCCCCATCTCCGCCGCCGGCGAGACGATGGTGACCGTGCCGTCGGTGCCGATGGTGACCCAGGCGTTGGGGCCGAAGGCCTCGGCCCCGGCGCCGGCGGCGGAGGCCGGCGCGTTCTGCGCCACCGCCGGCACGCCGAAGGCGACGCCGATGCTCAGGCCGCCGGTGGTGAGCAGGAACTGGCGGCGCGAGGGCCGCTGCAGGGAAATGCCTTGTGCTTCGGTGCGCATGGCCTCAGCCCTCCCGCGCGGCACGGCCGACCGCCTGGACGATCTGCTGGTAGGTGGCGCAGCGGCAGATGTGGCCGTTCATCGCCTGCTTGATCTGCGCCTCGCTGGGCTTGGGCGTGGCCTTGAGCAGCGCGGCGGCCGTCATCACCTGGCCGGACTGGCAGTAGCCGCACTGCGGCACCTGCTCGGCCACCCAGGCCTTCTGCACCGGGTGGTCGCCGTTCGGCGACAGGCCCTCGATGGTGGTGATGCGCTTGCCTGCCACCGCGGACACCGGCATCACGCAGGAGCGCGTGGGCTGGCCGTCGATGTGCACGGTGCAGGCACCGCACATGGCCATGCCGCAACCGAACTTGGTGCCGGTCAGGCCGAGCTCGTCGCGCAGCACCCACAGCAGCGGCGTTTCAGGATCCACATCGGCGCTCAGCCGTCGACCGTTGACCTCAAGTTCCATCTGTAATCCCTCAAAGGAAGGCCGCCCTCTTGCGGGCGGCTCGGGATCCAGACGTT
The sequence above is a segment of the Aquabacterium sp. J223 genome. Coding sequences within it:
- the lpxC gene encoding UDP-3-O-acyl-N-acetylglucosamine deacetylase, with translation MLRQRTLKSLTRAVGVGLHSGQKVELTLRPAAPDTGIVFRRVDLPVPVDIPVHPLSVCDTRMASTISAGGDPGAPKVQTIEHILSACAGLGLDNLVIDITADEVPILDGSAAAFVFLLQSAGIALQDAPKRFIRVTKPVEVRQGEGPSLKWARLEPHHGWRFAFEIEFNHPAVDSTGQRVVFDMGSGRYKRDIARARTFGFTKDVEMMRERGLSLGGSMDNAIVVDESRVLNSEGLRYDDEFVKHKILDAIGDLYIAGHALLGSYTAYKSGHALNNLLLRALLADPSAHERVTFEREADAPSGFAELAPAW
- a CDS encoding molybdopterin cofactor-binding domain-containing protein, which translates into the protein MRTEAQGISLQRPSRRQFLLTTGGLSIGVAFGVPAVAQNAPASAAGAGAEAFGPNAWVTIGTDGTVTIVSPAAEMGQGTSTAMPMCLAEDLDADWSKVVVKQAPHNPKAYGNRLFGGAMATGASRTTRGYYQPMRLAGAQARLVLLQAAAGRWNVPVGELTTEPGVVVHAASGRRMGYGEVASFATVPAELPTVTPAQLKPLKDCRLIGRDIARLDMKDKVTGRAMYGIDTRLPGMLHGAVLRAPQQKDRPQAVDDSAARQVKGWLATVQLPYGVGVLATNTWAARKARDALKVTWAGASPAKGYTTAAVKRDYQAVAADLGRTGVEVERHGDVPAAIAGASRVLKADYVTGHLAHVALEPMNATAQWNGDRLEVWAPTQAPTIAAATLAGALQMPMPNIVVHTTLLGGGFGRRVEGDYTVDAALLAKAADGKPVKVTWSREDDVRNDKLRPLVAQHLEAGLDGSGKVVALRHRVVSESIYGRTNPAGYKAAGGKDAPVHEGAEHLYGIDAHLVEFLRQERGIDVGFWRGVGGGYTKFALESMIDEVAIARKMDPLALRLELLAKQPRAQAVLREAAAMAGWDRPRPRGRALGIAYSDIWETHIAEVAEVSVDRKTGELKVHGLWAAVDAGVALLPTSVARQVEGGMLWGLETLRAELTHTDGVVQQSNFHDYPVLRLADVPPVVQVKVLRTEHSPGGVGEAGLPPLAPAVANAFAKLTGKRLRSLPFSPETVKRALA
- a CDS encoding (2Fe-2S)-binding protein; this encodes MELEVNGRRLSADVDPETPLLWVLRDELGLTGTKFGCGMAMCGACTVHIDGQPTRSCVMPVSAVAGKRITTIEGLSPNGDHPVQKAWVAEQVPQCGYCQSGQVMTAAALLKATPKPSEAQIKQAMNGHICRCATYQQIVQAVGRAAREG
- a CDS encoding GNAT family N-acetyltransferase produces the protein MTATLLRHAVAERDPAALALRPAPARATTDADAEPALRVAWARDAAEVREAQALRHRVFAVEMGARLCVPAGTPPGLDVDVFDAFCEHLLVRAEVVPGEPGPVVGTYRVLTPDAARRAGGYYSEGEFDLTRLRPLRAGLLELGRSCVHPDHRAGGVVLALWGALAAFMQRNRLETMVGCASISMRDGGHTAASLWARLRQSHLAALEWQVRPRLPLPVDELRQDLDVSPPPLIKGYLRCGAKVLGAPAWDPDFHTADLPLMLRFPDLAPRYRRHFSA
- the trxC gene encoding thioredoxin TrxC; translated protein: MHLACPVCSATNRVPDERLDDGPVCGKCQAPLMKPMPVPLDDRTLPPFLAATELPVVVDFWAAWCGPCRQMAPHFEQAAKALPQVRFAKVDTDLAPKAATQHGIRTIPTLALFRHGREVARRSGAMTSRDLLAWVQQQLAR
- the ruvC gene encoding crossover junction endodeoxyribonuclease RuvC, which produces MRILGIDPGLQTTGFGVIDCDGPRLAYAASGTIRTADAARGDLPARLKILFEGVREVVERYRPDTASVEIVFVNVNPQSTLLLGQARGAALAALVAGGLPVSEYTAVQMKKAVVGHGQAAKHQVQAMVARLLSLPGVPGTDAADALGLAIAHAHAGASLAVLGRQAVLAPRAQGQYRKGRAY